The DNA region ATTTATGAAATCAACAATTCTCATGTAATGTGTCTGCTAGACCCCAAACTTTAAAGATCTAACTCCTGTTAACTAACAAGGCAATTATTGATAGTCTGGCTAAACTTTACTCCACTGTGGCCCACCAAAGGGACCTACTTTTGATCTCAGTACTGATAGATCTGTCTAAAATGAGCTCTGCCAGCCATGGTGAAGTAGGTAATCAGtctttgtgtttatgtatgtttcaGGTTTGCCACTAAAGTAACCATTGCAGGAGGAGCCCTTTATGTGGCTTATGATTCAGGACTGATTGGAGGTAGCGAGGAGGGGTCAGTCGCCTTGGGGAAAGCTAAAGCTGCGATTCCCCCTGctgtggatgaatggatgaagtACTTTGGCTTTGAGGTAAAATGCATCTTATCACTTATCAATGTATTTCAATATGCATTGTTAAACAGTAACTCCTAGATGGAGATCTTTTATCAACCATCCTGAGAATTGGTTTCCACAAAATCTGATATTTCTTGTTTTGACTAGTCTTTAATGTCTAAAGGAGGTAGTTCAGTGGATGACATCAACGCTAAGTAGTGAAACAAAATGTGTAATTCTGTATCCTTTTAAGCTCTAATGGGCCCGCCGAGAACAAAATTATgatcaaaatataaattactACAGTCTTGAACAACACAAAATAGATATTATTTTAAAGCTTAGCTGTAATTTGCAATGCATGTAGGCAGTGTtaagttttgataatttattaataattttgaaaTCACATTTGATTATaattggtaaaaacatcaaaatgatcaaaaagtAATGTGTCGTATGTCattgaaaagctctcaaagaatAGAATACAACAAGCCCATTTCTTTAACTCACAGAAACAATTGTAGTGAGTAATGgttaagtatatgtctttgacatacgtgttgcatgtaaacaggtgttgcttactAGGGGTGTAAATCACCAGTTTCATCACAatcaattgcattttatttttttactcacaaatgcaaccaaaatgtaattttaatattttattgcgCACTCTGAAAATTGCAAATCCTGTAtacacattgggacatccacaataATATAAGGTATTTCAGTTGAAAGCtctaaaagaataataatataaaagaaaGTCACTTACATGTAATCATCAATCGTTTGATGGCAGCTCATTGCCTAGTAAACAGTACAGTGAATATTTTTCGTCTCCACAATAGTCAAGCAAGTCTTACAGTCCAAAATACTTACATACACATGACAGTGTTTATCTGTgttttttcttggctacaactttcACAGTTTTATTGACAAATTCTGTTAAGGTTTACTGTGAttaatgttagtaagggtgtttaTGAGTagatgtgaaaagtcttgtaattgatgTTGGGGTAGGgcaggtgttttctctttcccttGTCAGCGCTGTTCTGAATATCGTGGCTGTTTAgccatttgaattgttttaagaACACAACTTCAGTCTCCGTGTGGTCACATGAGAATTATATTTAGCGCTTATAAAGCAAGATGAATATCATAAGGTTGCTGCTTCGCCTGACGGAAATGTGTACAGATGTGGCTGGCATTAGAGTGTACAATAAACATGCATCCAACATGCAAATACGTTTTTTAAAGGACAGTGCACTATAGCACGGAAGTCATTTCATTTACAAAGGTGTGAAACCACTGAGGGAAAAGACGACGTGTAAATTCGTAATCTGTACATTTTGCTAACCAGAACACTTCTCGTGGTGGCATTTGTTACTCAAGTATTTGTTCTTAGTTGTATCACGtcatgctgttgttgttgttgttgttgttgttgttgttttagcttCCAGCCACACCCAAAATAGAGTTCTCCCCACTGGATGCATGGAACTCAGGTAAATATAGTTTATTTGGTGGAAAATGTTTCTACAGTACATAATCACTTTTAGCCACATAACACCTTACAATCTCTCAATTGTTTCTCTTCAGGGGTCCAAAAGTCTATCCACGCCTTATCGGTTGCTCCATCCACAGTGAATGACTACACCAAACAAGGCCTGCAATACCTGAAAGATCTCTCAAAATGAGCGTTTAATGCATAACAGTTTGCATAAGACACTATCGACATAAAAATTCTCAAGATGCAATGGCTGAGAAGACGGATACACTTCAGGAATCTTTAAGCATATGTTTTTCTTCCCATATATATGTCACTGACTGAATTCCATAGGTGGAACAGAAATGAAAGTTTGTTCACGATATGAAGATATTATGTCAACAACACCAAAATGTATGTCCTTTTCATGTCCTGTGCTCACACTGTGGATTAAAGGAACAGAAATACACCTGTTGTAACGCTGAGATGAGTCATAATTTGAAAATTGTAATGTAAACGTtctatatgtatattattatttcagctctattatacagtatatctggaAAATGTCTTCCAAACCTTtccaaaattaatatttaaaaaattatcacaaaaaaataaatagaatatatatatatatttatataaatatataatatatattttatatagtttatttAACTAATCCCATTttgctttgtcttttttttacgtgaatatacagtataagcgtgtgtgtgtgtgtgtgtgtatgtatatatacactcacctaaaggattattaggaacacctgttcaatttctcattaatgcaattatctaatcaaccaatcacatgggagttgcttcaatgcatttaggggtgtggtcctggtcaagacaatctcctgaactccaaactgaatgtcagaatgggaaagaaaggtgatttaagcaattttgagcgtggcatggttgttggtgccagacgggccggtctgagtatttcactcAGTATatcaatctgctcagttactgggattttcacgcacaaccatttctagggtttacaaagaatggtgtgaaaagggaaaaacatccagtatgcggcagtcctgtgggcgaaaatgccttgttgatgctagaggtcagaggagaatgggccgactgattcaagctgatagaagagcaactttgcctgaaataaccactcgttacaaccgaggtatgcagcaaagcaattgtgaagccacaacacgcacaaccttgaggcggatgggctacaacagcagaagaccccaccgggtaccactcatctccactacaaataggaaaaagaggttacaatttgcaagagctcaccaaaattggacagttgaagactggaaaaatgttgcctggtctgatgagtctcgatttctgttgagacattcagacggtagagtcagaatttggcgtaaacagaatgagaacatggatccatcatgccttgttaccactgtgcaggctggtggtggtgatgtaatggtgtgggggatgttttcttggcacactttaggccccttagttccaattgggcatcgtttaaatgccacggcctacctgagcattgtttctgaccatgtccatccttttatggccaccatgtacccatcctctgatggctacttccagcaggataatgcaccatgtcacaaagctcgaatcatttcaaattggtttcttgaacatgacaatgagttcactgtactaaaatggcccccacagtcaccagatctcaacccaatagagcatctttgggatgtggtggaacaggagcttcgtgccctggatgtgcatcccacaaatctccatcaactgcaagatgctatcctataaatatgggccaacatttctaaagaatgctttcagcaccttgttgaatcaatgccacgtagaattaaggcagttctgaaggcgaaagggagtcaaacacagtattagtatggtgttcctaataatcctttaggtgagtgtatatatatatatatatatatatatatatatat from Xyrauchen texanus isolate HMW12.3.18 chromosome 50, RBS_HiC_50CHRs, whole genome shotgun sequence includes:
- the micos13 gene encoding MICOS complex subunit MIC13 — translated: MAAKILPVVKFATKVTIAGGALYVAYDSGLIGGSEEGSVALGKAKAAIPPAVDEWMKYFGFELPATPKIEFSPLDAWNSGVQKSIHALSVAPSTVNDYTKQGLQYLKDLSK